The DNA region CCGGCGCGGTCCGAACACGGGCGGGCGCATGGCTTGCAACCCGGCGGCGGGGCCATCGGGATGGGCGGCGGCGGAATGGAGCGCGCGAAAGTGGCGCAACGCGGCGATACAAAGGGAGACGGGCGTCGTTCCCTGCTGTTTCAAACGTACGAGGATGGGGCCAATTGCGCCAGTCTCGGCCTCCGCTGTTGCATGCAAGATATCGTCCAGCTCGGCCTCCCGCGTCAGGGGCGCGACGGCTTCGATATCGGCGGGCAGCACAGGCGTCGCGTCGCCGCGTTTATACAGCCCTAGCTTGTCCACCATCTGCCGGAAATCCCCCGGACCGATGGACCGCGCGAGCCCCTCCAGATCAACCATCGCCTCCCGATCCGTGTTGGTGATCCCGGCGGCTTTCAGCATATCCTCAATCTCGGCGCGGCCCGGTGGATCATCATAAATCGCGGCGGCATAGGCGCGCTTGTTGCCCTCAAACACCTTGCGCAGGGCTGATTTGGCGGTCAGCCGGCCGGCGGTGGCAATGATCTGGGCATCGCCGTCCTGCCATTCTTCAAACGCGGCGGTAAAAACCTTCGCCAAGCCATCGGTCGCCCCTTCCACCAGCACCGCCCTCGGCCCCGGAAAAAAGCCCACGGCCTTCACGGCATCCAGAAGCCCGGCACTGTCGGACCGCAGATCCGCGCCGGTCATGCGGGTCAGGCGCATCTCCTCTTCCGCGGCTGCCCCAAGCAAAGCCGCCAGAAGGTCCTGTCGTTTCAGGGCCACGCGCATGGCGTCGTCGCCGAAAATCAGGCACCCGGCGGCAGAGGTATCGGGCCGCTTGAAATAGACGTTTGCATCGCGGGTGGAGAGCTTCATCGAAAGATCTTCACCAGGATTGCGCCCCGGCGATGAGGCGCGTGACCATTTGATCGGCCAAGGCGACCGCCAAACGATCCTCCGCATCGCGGCGCGCGGATTCGGTGGCCACTGGCGATTCCGTTGTGGCGTAAGAGGTGAACGTCGACACCGTGGCGGTCTGGACGTTCCGCCCCGTTCCGACCTCCGTCACATTGAAATTGAGGTTGCCCACAAGGTTGACGCGGTTGATCACCGCCGTCTCGTCAATCGCGAGGTTCCGGGTCGCAACAGAGACGCTGTAGTTCAG from Jannaschia sp. CCS1 includes:
- the holA gene encoding DNA polymerase III subunit delta, giving the protein MKLSTRDANVYFKRPDTSAAGCLIFGDDAMRVALKRQDLLAALLGAAAEEEMRLTRMTGADLRSDSAGLLDAVKAVGFFPGPRAVLVEGATDGLAKVFTAAFEEWQDGDAQIIATAGRLTAKSALRKVFEGNKRAYAAAIYDDPPGRAEIEDMLKAAGITNTDREAMVDLEGLARSIGPGDFRQMVDKLGLYKRGDATPVLPADIEAVAPLTREAELDDILHATAEAETGAIGPILVRLKQQGTTPVSLCIAALRHFRALHSAAAHPDGPAAGLQAMRPPVFGPRRDRMARQASRWGQSALEAALSMLVETDLTLRSASTAPQMAVMERTLIRLAMLPGRGRR
- the lptE gene encoding LPS assembly lipoprotein LptE yields the protein MSLFRRRTLLVLLSALPLAACNFQPVYGPGGSGDIIRDQIRVAEPNSRLEFELVSRLEDRLGAGSSYALNYSVSVATRNLAIDETAVINRVNLVGNLNFNVTEVGTGRNVQTATVSTFTSYATTESPVATESARRDAEDRLAVALADQMVTRLIAGAQSW